From Deltaproteobacteria bacterium, a single genomic window includes:
- the recA gene encoding recombinase RecA, protein MRSEQALGQIEKQYGRGSIMRLGAEEKVADIGVISTGALSLDLALGIGGIPRGRVVEIFGPEASGKTTLALHIIAEAQRYGGLAAFIDAEHALDLNYARRLGVKPNDLLISQPDTGEQALEIAEILVRSNALDVAVIDSVAALVPRSEIEGEMGDAQMGSQARLMSQALRKLTAAISKSQTSVIFINQIRMKIGQLFGNPETTTGGNALKFYASQRLDIRKGTPIKEGHDIIGNRTRVRVVKNKLAPPFREAEFDMVFGQGISKEGDILDLATNLEIIKKSGAWYSYEEERIGQGRENAKIYLRDHPDLMVRLEDQIRDIYHLGQRPTPPPTSETEEAP, encoded by the coding sequence CGAGCAGGCCCTGGGTCAGATTGAGAAGCAATACGGCCGCGGTTCAATCATGCGGTTAGGGGCAGAGGAAAAAGTGGCCGACATCGGGGTGATTTCTACCGGAGCCTTATCCCTGGACCTGGCCCTGGGCATCGGCGGCATTCCCCGCGGCCGGGTAGTGGAGATCTTTGGCCCGGAGGCTTCGGGCAAGACCACCCTGGCCCTCCATATCATTGCCGAGGCCCAGCGTTACGGAGGTTTGGCCGCCTTTATCGATGCCGAGCATGCTCTGGACCTTAACTATGCCCGGCGTCTGGGAGTTAAGCCTAATGATCTGCTCATTTCCCAGCCTGATACCGGGGAACAGGCCTTGGAAATCGCCGAGATTTTGGTGCGCTCCAATGCTCTGGATGTGGCAGTGATCGACTCGGTGGCGGCCCTGGTGCCCCGCTCCGAAATCGAGGGTGAGATGGGCGACGCCCAGATGGGCTCCCAGGCCCGGCTGATGTCCCAGGCCTTGCGCAAACTTACTGCCGCCATCAGCAAGTCCCAGACTTCAGTGATCTTTATCAACCAGATCCGCATGAAAATCGGCCAACTGTTCGGCAACCCGGAAACCACCACCGGGGGCAATGCCTTGAAATTTTATGCTTCGCAACGCCTGGATATTCGCAAAGGCACTCCCATCAAAGAAGGGCATGACATTATAGGGAACCGCACCCGGGTGCGGGTCGTCAAAAACAAACTGGCGCCGCCGTTTAGGGAGGCTGAATTTGACATGGTCTTTGGCCAGGGCATCTCCAAAGAGGGAGATATTTTGGATCTGGCCACCAACCTGGAGATCATCAAGAAGAGCGGTGCCTGGTATAGTTATGAAGAGGAGCGGATCGGTCAGGGACGCGAGAATGCCAAAATTTACCTGCGAGACCATCCCGACCTGATGGTTCGCCTGGAAGATCAGATCCGGGATATTTACCACCTGGGCCAGAGGCCAACACCCCCGCCCACCTCTGAGACGGAGGAAGCACCGTGA